Proteins from a genomic interval of Rattus norvegicus strain BN/NHsdMcwi chromosome 2, GRCr8, whole genome shotgun sequence:
- the P2ry14 gene encoding P2Y purinoceptor 14 isoform X1, whose protein sequence is MDNTTTTEPPKQPCTRNTLITQQIIPMLYCVVFITGVLLNGISGWIFFYVPSSKSFIIYLKNIVVADFLMGLTFPFKVLSDSGLGPWQLNVFVCRVSAVIFYVNMYVSIAFFGLISFDRYYKIVKPLLVSIVQSVNYSKVLSVLVWVLMLLLAVPNIILTNQSVKDVTNIQCMELKNELGRKWHKASNYVFVSIFWIVFLLLTVFYMAITRKIFKSHLKSRKNSISVKRKSSRNIFSIVLVFVVCFVPYHIARIPYTKSQTEGHYSCQAKETLLYTKEFTLLLSAANVCLDPIIYFFLCQPFREVLNKKLRMSLTVQNDLETSKTRRGNMIQESTDTL, encoded by the coding sequence ATGGACAACACAACAACCACAGAACCTCCAAAGCAGCCCTGCACCCGGAACACCCTGATCACACAGCAGATCATCCCCATGTTGTACTGTGTGGTCTTCATCACAGGGGTCCTCCTCAACGGAATATCGGGATGGATATTCTTTTACGTGCCCAGCTCTAAGAGTTTTATCATCTATCTCAAGAACATAGTTGTGGCTGACTTTCTCATGGGCCTCACTTTCCCTTTCAAAGTCCTCAGCGACTCAGGCCTCGGTCCCTGGCAGCTGAATGTGTTTGTATGCAGGGTGTCTGCCGTGATCTTCTACGTCAACATGTACGTCAGCATCGCGTTCTTCGGGCTCATCAGCTTTGACAGGTACTATAAAATCGTGAAGCCCCTTCTGGTGTCTATCGTCCAGTCAGTGAACTACAGCAAAGTGCTGTCCGTGCTTGTGTGGGTGCTCATGCTTCTCCTCGCTGTCCCCAACATCATTCTGACAAACCAGAGTGTCAAGGATGTCACTAACATACAGTGCATGGAACTCAAAAACGAGCTGGGGCGGAAGTGGCACAAGGCGTCTAACTATGTCTTCGTGAGCATTTTCTGGATCGTGTTCCTTCTGCTGACCGTCTTCTACATGGCCATAACGAGGAAGATCTTCAAGTCTCACCTCAAGTCCAGAAAGAATTCCATCTCCGTCAAAAGGAAGTCCAGCCGCAATATATTCAGCATTGTGCTCGTATTTGTCGTCTGTTTCGTGCCTTACCACATTGCCAGGATCCCCTACACCAAGAGCCAGACGGAAGGACACTACAGCTGCCAGGCCAAGGAGACCCTGCTCTATACGAAAGAATTCACCCTGCTGCTCTCGGCTGCCAATGTGTGTCTGGACCCCATTATCTATTTCTTCTTATGCCAGCCGTTTAGAGAAGTCTTGAATAAGAAGTTAAGAATGTCACTAACAGTCCAGAATGACCTAGAGACTTCCAAAACCAGAAGGGGAAATATGATTCAGGAAAGCACAGATACTTTGTAA